A single region of the Brachypodium distachyon strain Bd21 chromosome 3, Brachypodium_distachyon_v3.0, whole genome shotgun sequence genome encodes:
- the LOC112271891 gene encoding uncharacterized protein LOC112271891 produces MAPSNLPHLSTFALRSILEKDKLNGTNFNNWYRNLRIVLKQEKKDHVLDTPLPDEPDEDATVAVMNAHRKARDESTEISCLMLAHMEPDLQQQFENVEAYDMIESLKSMFQAQAKTERYQVSQALLGCKLKDGDPLSPHVIKMTGYVQSLDRLGFPISDEFATNIVLNSLPSAYAPFISNYHMHGMDKKLTELHGMLKTAEADLKKGTSQVLMVQNKAKFKKGSWTMKKKAKSGGKTQDSVPSAASGTKPSPAAGSTCFYCKTDGHWKRNCSKFLADKAKSGSGTSNSGAGKN; encoded by the exons atggcacctagcaaccttcctcatttgtccacttttgcgttgaggtcgatcctagagaaagataaacttaaTGGAACTAATTTCAACAACTGGTATCGTAATCTGAGGATAGTcctcaagcaagaaaagaaggaccatgTTCTAGACACTCCACTCCCAGATGAGCCTGATGAAGATGCGACAGTCGCTGTCATGAATGCCCACCGTAAGGCTAGAGATGAGTCTACGGAAATTAGCTGTCTTATGCTTGCACACATGGAACCggacttgcagcagcagttcgagaatgttgaggcctaCGATATGATCGAAAGCCTCAAAAGTATGTTCCAGGCTCAGGCAAAGACCGAGAGGTATCAAGTCTCTCAAGCTTTGCTTGGCTGTAAGCTCAAAGACGGCGATCCACTGAGTCCGCACGTGATCAAGATGACTGGTTACGTGCAGTCTTTGGATAGGCTGGGTTTTCCCATAAGCGATGAGTTCGCTACAAATATAGTTCTGAACTCTCTTCCTAGTGCATATGCTCCGTTCATCTCGAActatcacatgcatggtatggataagaagctcactgaactacatgggatgctcaagacagcagaggctgacctcaagaaaggcaccagtcaagtgttgatggtgcagaataaggctaagttcaagaagggttcttggactatgaagaagaaggctaagtCAGGAGGCAAAACTCAGGACTCTGTCCCGAGCGCTGCCTCAGGGACTAAGCCATCTCCTGCAGCTGGATCCACTTGCTTCTATTGCAAGACGGATGGGcactggaagaggaactgcagcaagtttttggctgacaaagccaagagtggaagtgggacTTCTAACTCAG GGGCTGGTAAGAACTAG